The sequence below is a genomic window from Nitrosomonas sp..
AGCGTTTCTTGCTTTCCACGTCACTTCATGCCTGAAATTCTCGGACTAAACCTTGCAGTCGAACTTGCCGGAGTTGGTGGACCATATATGCAGGCCCGCGATACCCTTCGGCACTTCAAACTGCCAACACTTTTTGTGGACATCCACCTTGCCGCCGACAATATATCTCAAGGACATACAGCGAAATCTTTGCTCGCGATCAAGCTCTATATGGATCAAATTGCGGCGCGAGAAGGACCTCACAACTTGGACTCTACTTGGCGTCGCATATGGTCAGGCGTGCGGTCAACACTGCCGCAACCTAGCCTTGCATGGTTAATCGCACATGCAATCAGCGCAGGATTGCGCGGCAAAAAAGTAGACGAACCCCCTAGAATATTTTCCGGTTGAAGGCCCGATACGCGCACTTAACGACACATGAATCTGTCAATATTTTGTAAACATATCAGATCGATACTAAAGACAATAAGCTTATGGTGTTATGTCTATATTTACGCGCAGATACGTGATTTCTGGCGGGCCAGATCCGGAACTTGTCATGTGACAATCCTGCTTTACCACCGCATCAGCAATATGAATATCGACTCGGTCACGGTCAAACCGTCACAGTTCTTCCAACATTTAATTATCTTAAAGCGAAATTATGAATTGATCGATATGACTGAGTTTCTGGCTAGACGGAATGCCCCTCGTAGGAAGCCGGCCGTTATAATTACCTTCGATGACGGCTACGAAGATAATTTTCAAGCAGCGAAAATATTGAGAGATGCTGGAATACCTTGTACATTTTTCATTTGTACTGGAATTGTTGGAACCGTGAAATTATTCCCAATGGATTTGCGATTGAAGCGTTGGCTTCCGGCTTTGTCGTGGAATCAGGTGATTGAAATGTCATCTTGGGGATTTCATATTGCCAATCATTCCGTCAATCATGTCGACATGGGCCAATTAGAAGTTGCGGATTCTCTGGAGGAGATCCACAGTGCAGCGCGGGATATAGTTCACAGACTGGGCAAGAAAGGTCCTGAATACTGGTTGGCGTACCCGTTTGGCCGGCCACAAAATATGAAGAGTGAGTTGGCTGAGCAATTCTCCATTAATGGAGTCGACTTTTGTTTTTCAGCATATGGCGGTGTGAATCAACCAAATTTTGACCCACACGATATACGGAGGCAGCCAGTAAATCACCTGTTTTCCAATCTGATGCTTCGCGCTGTTGTCGCTGGCTATCGAGTTCGTCATCAATAGATCATTAAAGGTAATTCATGGAAACTGCAAATCATCAGGAGATGATCAAACAACTCACTGAATCAATCAGACCTGCCAATGTTGGTCACAACTGCATAAAGGTACCAAAAATCCCTTAGGATTTATTTATTCTTGAGAGGTATCAGCATGCTCGTTTTTGAGCTGTTTTATGCAGTCTGGCGGAAAATGTTATTCAGCATCCAATATTTTCCAGTTTCAGCGCCCATCACTGTCAGAAATTAATCATCAGAAACCAGCGGGGCAAACTGTAACGCGCACTTGGTGATATATGAACCCCTGAAACCATTAATTGACCGTAATAAAGCACCAACCCCTTAGGATTTTTTATGCTGGGATGGTGTTTTACTTTAACGGGTGTCAACGCACCCTTTAAATCACCGCTAGGATAACGCTCAGCACGCCCTGTTGCAACAGCATACCCTAAACACACCCGTCCGACATGGGCACGGCAACGCTGAGCTTTTTCGTGCGCCCCACGGCTTTCTATTCTGCGCAGAACGGCCAATAGTTCCGGTGCGGCTATATCCTTGATGACGCGATTGCCCAGCCACGGGAAAATATCTTTTTCAAGAAACCGCTTGATGTTGTGCGCGGTTGATGCTGTCCATGTGTTTGGGTTTTTAGTGTGCCATTCAATTGCAATGGCTTTGAAGGTGTTTTCAGCGTATGCGTCCGGCACGGCCATCTAGAATTTTTCTCGTTTTAATGCCTCGATAAATTCCGGCGCGAGTGGCAACAACTCATCGATACGGCTATTAGGCCAGGCTGGAAGTTTGTCGAGTGTTTCTTTGAGCCATGCGGCTGGGTTGAGGCCGTTGAGTTGTGCGGTGCCAAGCAGGGTTTGAATAGTGGCAGCGCGTTGACCGGCACGTTCAGAACCGACAAAGAGCCAGTTTTTCTTGCCGACAGCTATGGGACGAATGACATTTTCCGCCGGGTTGTTGTCGATCGGTAGGTGGCCGGTGTGTACGTAGCGTACTAGAGTAGGCCAGCGTTTGAGTGTGTAGTCGAGTGCTTTGGCGGATGCGCCGCCGTTGGCAGTTTGCATTCGAGTTTGCATCAGCCAGTCGTACAAGGCATCGAGTGCCGGCAGACTTTTCTGTTTTCTCAGCTGTTGACGCGCTTCGATGGTCAGCTGTTTGCCTTCGGCCTCGATTGCGTACAGTTCGCCGATACGCTGCAATGCTTCAAATGCCATCGGACTGTCATTGGCCTGATGCAGGTCGAAGAATTTGCGCCTGGCGTGTGCCCAGCATGCCAGTTCAATGCAAGGCGACTCTTCTCGAGAGAACAAGGCTTTGTACCCGCCATAGTCGTCGACCAGCAAATGACCTTGCCAGTTTTGCAGAAAGTCTTGCGTATGCCGGCCACTGCGACTTATTTGATAATCAAAGACAACAATGCGCGGCCCGGGATCGAGGTCATTGCTGCGGTAGACCCACAGGTAGGCTTTGCGGGTTTTACCGTTGCCGGGTTCCAGTTGCGCAACCGGTGTCTCATCGGCGTGAAGGGTGTTTCCTTGCAAAAGATGCCATTTCAGTTGGTCTGCCAAGGGTTGCAGCGCAACACCGGTACGGCCGACCCATTCGGCCAATGTGGAACGCGAAAGTATAACTTGTTCACGTGCAGCCATCTGTTCCAGGCGATAGAGCGGCAGGTGATTAAGGTATTTGTTGCTGATCACCCAGGCCAATAACCCCGGTGACGCTATGCCGCCGTCAATGACTGCCGGTGGCACCGGTTCTGCGGTGACGGTTTCGCAGGCCTTACATGCATATTGCGGACGAATGTGACGATGGACAAAGAATTTGGCCGGTTCTACGTCGAGTTGTTCGGTGACGTCTTCACCGATTTTGAGCAGCGTGTTGCCGCACTGTCCGCATTGGCAGGATTCCGGTTCATGGCGGTGTTCGATGCGTGGCAGATGATCAGGCAACGGTTGGCGGCCTGCACGGGAACGCGGCGGTTTTGCCGGTGTTGTTTTTACAGCCGGTTCAATCTGCTCGATTTCGGTATCAACGGCTGCAATATCAGCCAGCACCGATTCTTCAAATAAACTGAGCTGCACCACTGACAACGATTCATTCTTCTTGCCGAAACGGATGCGGCGCAAATGCGCCAGCTCCATGGTCAATGCCTCGATCTTGCATGCCTGTGCACGAATCTCTTGTTGCGCCTGATCAAGTAATGCTTGAACAATACCGGTGACCTGTTGTTTGGTATCCGCATCAAGGTTTAATTGATCAAGCTGCGCCAGTGATTTCATGGCTGTTATTATACCAAAAAACCAGCCTAACTTGCTGTAAATATTGAATTATCAGACTGATTTTATGCGCGCAAATGAGCAGGTGGCAATGCCGATAAACGCTGCCAGTCCACACCTGCTGTCAGCCATTGCCACTGTGATTGACTCAATTCAAAACAACGATCTCCCAGCTTCGGCCACACAAACCAGCCCTGATGCAAACGGCGCTGACATAACCAAACGCCAGTGCCATCCCACAACAACACCTTCATCCGGTTGCGTGCGCGGTTGCAAAATACAAAAGCTGAACCCGCACAGGGTGAATGCCCCAATGCCTGTTGGACAATAAGCGACAATCCGTCAATACCCCGGCGCATATCCACAGGCTCCACAACCATCCAGATTTGTCCAGAATGCGCAATCAATCCAGACATCTCAACAATTCACCGAGCCATTGTGGTGATACATCTGCCGGCAGTTCGAGTGTATGACCGCCTGAACAACGCAGTTTCAGATAATCCGATGGTGTTGTGGTTGTTCTGATCGTCACCGGTATCAACGAAGTTCGTTGATTGTCTTTTTGCACATCACGATAAACCCGTAGCCAATTCCCAAATGTCTTGCTGTTCAATCCATGATCACGGCAATAAGCCACTTGCGACAAACCGCTCGCCTGCCACGCTTTGATATGACGTATCTGTTGTTCTTGGGTTGTCATTGGTTATCCTCCAATAAATATTTGAAGTTAACCAGAATGAGATCTGCTTTCTAGATGGTAGGGCTAAACGCTTACTTTTCAGCCGCATGTCGAATTGCTTCTTTCTTGATGGCTTTGATCAGTAAAGGATCGCTATCGTTTGACAGGTGTTCTTTCGCTTCATCACGTTTTTTTCTGGCTTCCTTTAAACCGACAGCAGAATAAACGCCAATGGCCAAAGTTTTTTGTTTACCTGCAAACCGGTAGTTCATGCGCCAGTATTTGCCGTTCGGCTTGATCAGCAAATACAGCCCGCCACTGTCACCTGTCACCTATTTTGTACGGCTTGTCCTTCAGTTTAGCCTGACGTACTGCGGTATCTGTCAACATTTGATGGTACCTCACTTGCTTATAGCAAAAAGTACCAACAAATTGATGGTATGCCAAAAGATGTTAGGCGATTTCTTGAGACAATGTATTCTAAAAATACTTAATTAATACAATGGATTTGATGCTTTGTGAGACTTTCTGAAAGTCGGGAATGGTGCCCGGGGCCGGAATCGAACCGGCACGGACGCAATGTCCGAGGGATTTTAAGTCCCTTGTGTCTACCAATTTCACCACCCGGGCAAATAGATATTTTATTTACTTACAGCACGTTAGTGTTAATTATGACTTCTGTGAAGGGTGTGATTATACTCTCAAAAAAAGCGTTTTAGCAGCTTTATTGTGAACAGTTTGGAATAGGCTTATCATCACAGCAGCGATTATACCTGAATTGATGGGGCCATGGAGGAGGTATACCCTGCTTTATCTCTAGTGCAGTCGACCTTCAAATTTTCTAGCAAAAATTCTGAGAAGATAACATGTCGGAACTTTTCAAGTTTATTCATATATATTTGCGATTCTATCCGGCCAGTACCTAAGTACCATTGAACATGGTTCCCCTAACATATTAGTATGTTTTCTGTAGTGTGATGAATTCCTAGTTAATCAAATGGGTGCGATTGCATAAAGGAACGATGACCACTGCAAAAAGAAAAATAATTTTAATAATATTTTTTGTAACACCCTTGGGCTGCGCCGTAATCGATTCTTGATTATGGCGCGGCTTTTTTATATAAGAATATAGAAAATCAAAAGTTATTTTTACCAACTGTAATACAGCGGTGTACTTGAACACTCATGTATCCAACGATATTACGCAAGCTAATGATTCGGTCAATCTAAGTTTCAACCACAGTATAGATTAAAGACAATAAATTCTATGCGCTATCATTATAAATATAGCATCAACTTCAAACTTCTTATGGTCGTCGGGCCAATAATCCGACCGAACAGCCGTGCTATCATCATCATGACAAATTGCGACATCTAGTTGCTAGAGACGTTCAAATTATATGAGACTGAGCGTGATGAGACGTGAAAAAGTGTGATTTGTAAGTTGTTGAAATATATAGAAGTGAAAAATTAAATGCAGGTCGAATTATATGAGATTTGTGTTTAAAATTTAACGTGAATTATTGTGGTTTTTCTTGTATGCGGCGCGTAGTTCTTGCACTGTATGTTCCAGCTCGGACAGCTTTATTTTATCGTGCGCGCGCAAAATAAAGTCCTCAATTATACGATCACGATCCTCTTCATCATCGATTTGCGCTATATAACCAAGTAGTGCATCCAGGCGTTTTCTGTACGGTTCCAAGTCTTGCGGCAAATTGTTTAAAACGGATGGCGGCGCGCCATACAAGCGATTCTGTGCTTCTTTTAGCGAAGATTTGTTTTTTATTCCTTTTCCTGTTGCCAGCCAGTCGATAGTTACTCCTGAAGCGTTTGCAATGGCTGTTAAGTGGTCAGTTC
It includes:
- a CDS encoding polysaccharide deacetylase family protein, whose translation is MTILLYHRISNMNIDSVTVKPSQFFQHLIILKRNYELIDMTEFLARRNAPRRKPAVIITFDDGYEDNFQAAKILRDAGIPCTFFICTGIVGTVKLFPMDLRLKRWLPALSWNQVIEMSSWGFHIANHSVNHVDMGQLEVADSLEEIHSAARDIVHRLGKKGPEYWLAYPFGRPQNMKSELAEQFSINGVDFCFSAYGGVNQPNFDPHDIRRQPVNHLFSNLMLRAVVAGYRVRHQ
- a CDS encoding IS66 family transposase yields the protein MKSLAQLDQLNLDADTKQQVTGIVQALLDQAQQEIRAQACKIEALTMELAHLRRIRFGKKNESLSVVQLSLFEESVLADIAAVDTEIEQIEPAVKTTPAKPPRSRAGRQPLPDHLPRIEHRHEPESCQCGQCGNTLLKIGEDVTEQLDVEPAKFFVHRHIRPQYACKACETVTAEPVPPAVIDGGIASPGLLAWVISNKYLNHLPLYRLEQMAAREQVILSRSTLAEWVGRTGVALQPLADQLKWHLLQGNTLHADETPVAQLEPGNGKTRKAYLWVYRSNDLDPGPRIVVFDYQISRSGRHTQDFLQNWQGHLLVDDYGGYKALFSREESPCIELACWAHARRKFFDLHQANDSPMAFEALQRIGELYAIEAEGKQLTIEARQQLRKQKSLPALDALYDWLMQTRMQTANGGASAKALDYTLKRWPTLVRYVHTGHLPIDNNPAENVIRPIAVGKKNWLFVGSERAGQRAATIQTLLGTAQLNGLNPAAWLKETLDKLPAWPNSRIDELLPLAPEFIEALKREKF
- the tnpB gene encoding IS66 family insertion sequence element accessory protein TnpB (TnpB, as the term is used for proteins encoded by IS66 family insertion elements, is considered an accessory protein, since TnpC, encoded by a neighboring gene, is a DDE family transposase.), encoding MSGLIAHSGQIWMVVEPVDMRRGIDGLSLIVQQALGHSPCAGSAFVFCNRARNRMKVLLWDGTGVWLCQRRLHQGWFVWPKLGDRCFELSQSQWQWLTAGVDWQRLSALPPAHLRA
- a CDS encoding IS66 family insertion sequence element accessory protein TnpB, with translation MTTQEQQIRHIKAWQASGLSQVAYCRDHGLNSKTFGNWLRVYRDVQKDNQRTSLIPVTIRTTTTPSDYLKLRCSGGHTLELPADVSPQWLGELLRCLD
- a CDS encoding Arm DNA-binding domain-containing protein, yielding MTGDSGGLYLLIKPNGKYWRMNYRFAGKQKTLAIGVYSAVGLKEARKKRDEAKEHLSNDSDPLLIKAIKKEAIRHAAEK